The genomic stretch GCGCTCGGCGGCGAGGTGACGGCCATCGTCAGCGGGCTCGATCCGCGCGTGCAGATGGCGGTGGTCGCGGGCTTCTCCTCGGACCTGCACGTGATGGATCTCAAGGGAAACCACCCCTGCTACCGCTGGGACCACGCGGACATCCACGAGTACCTCGACGTGTCCGATTGGCAGGCGCTGATCGCGCCGCGGCTGCTGGTGGTGGAGACGGGCATCGCCGACGGCACCTGCTCGGCGCGCCAGCCGCCGTTCTCGGCCGACAAGCAGGTCACGCGGCGCGCACGCGAGGCGTACGGTCCGAGCGCCGAGAACGTCATTCACTATCTCCACTCGGGTGCGAGTCAGTTTCGCGTGGGCGGAAGCAATCCGAGTGAGCCGCGGCGACCGGAGGGCGTGCTCGCGGCGAACGTGATCGCTCCGCGTGCGCCGGGTGATCAGAGCTGGCAGACCGACCGAAGCACGAGCCTGCGAAGCCCGTCGGTGTTTCACCTGCTGAATCAGTTCTTCATCTAGCTCGTCCTCGAACGACCCACGACCCGCGACCCACGGCCCGCGATGGGGCTGCTGGGTCGCGTTCGTCCGCGCTGCCGAACACGCGCGCGCCTTCGAACGCACGAACCCACCAGCCACGAGCGGGCGCCCCACTTGGCACTCCGCGCTGGCAGTAACCCTGGCGTGAGCGCGGACGTCTACGACTCTGGGCAAGCGTCGACCGAAGGACGTTCTCGCACCCTCTCGTGCCCGTCGGACACGTCCGAAAATCCCCGTTTGACCGCGATTGCCCGCTTGAATTTCAGGGACTTGCGATCGAACTGACGACGAGCGGACAATGTCACCGAGCGTGAAACCAACCGGAGCGAGCATGCCGACCACCGTCGCCTCTGCGCTGTCGAAGGGAACCGCTCGGGAAGCCGCCGCGTCGCTGGCCAAGGACCTCAGCCAGAAGCTGGGTGGCGCCAAGCCGGCCTTCGCCATCGCGTTCGCCTCGACCGCGCAGCCGCTCGACCAGCTCATGCCGGCGCTGCGCGAGGCCCTGGGCGCGCCGGTGTGGCTCGGCATCTCGACTGCGGGCGAGTTCACCGAGGGCGGCGACGTGAAGGGCGCCGTGGCGGCGCTGGCCGTCGCAGGCGACTACGCGGTGCGCGCCGGGATGGGCAAGAACCTCAAGGCCGATCCGGTGGGCGCAGTGACCACGGCGGCGGCGGCGCTGCCTGCGTCGCTGCCCGGCTACGCGCACCGCACGGTGCTCATGCTCGTGGATCCGCTCTCGGGTCGCGGCGAAGAGGCGGTGCTGGTGGCTGCGGGCATCCTCGGCGACTCCGCGCGCCTCGCGGGCGGCGCGGCCGGCGACGACCTGGCGATGAAGTCGACGCACGTGGCCCTCGACGGCACCGTGGCCTCCGACGCGGTGGTGCTCGCGGCCATCTACTCCCACAAGCCGCTGGGCGTCGGTGTTCAGCACGGGCACCTCCCCGTCTCGCGGCCGCTCAAGGTCACCAAGGCCTCGGGCAGCACGGTGAGCACCATCGAGGGCCGCCCGGCCTGGGACGTGTGGGTCGAGGCCACCAAGGACGCGGCCACCAAGGCGGGCATCGACGCCAACAAGCTCCCCGCAGCCGACGTCGGCGCGTTCCTGCTGCGCTACGAGGCCGGCCTGGCCACGGGCTCGACGTTCAAGATCCGCGCGCCGCTCTCCAAGGCCGCCGACGGCTCGCTCAGCTTCGCCTGCGGCGTGCCCGAGGGCTCTGTCATCCAGATCACCGAGAGCGAGCCTGGGCGCCAGGTCTCCAGCGCCCGCGAGGCCGCGCGCCGCGCGCGTGCACAGATGGGCGGCGGCGCGTGCGCCGGGGCCATCGTCTTCGACTGCATCTGCCGCAACCTCATCCTCGGCAACCGCTTCGCCGACGCGGTGAGCGCCATGGGCAGCGAGCTCGGGGGAGCTCCGTTCGCCGGCTTCGAGACCTACGGTGAGATCGCGCTGGACGCGGGCGAGCTCTCCGGGTTCCACAACACCACCACGGTGGTGCTCACCTTCCCCCGAGACTGATCCTTGGCTGTTGCGTACGACGAACTGGTCCGGCTCCTGGGAGCCACGGTGGGCGACGCCAAGGCGGCCGACGCCATCGGCGAGGCGGCCCGCTCGCTGGGGCTGATGGGGAGCAGCTACGAGCAGGCCCAGGCGCTGCAGATCCTGGACAAGCTCGGCGCGAACGCGGACATCGTGGGCATCGCCGCCCGCCTGGTGCGCGTGCGCCTGGTGCTGGCCAAGTAACAAAAATGTTTAGCCCCTGAAGAGCTGACGCTCGTGCCGGAGCAGCCCGAGCGCCCGTGCGCGCGCCAGGCGCTGCTCGGGGATGCGATCCGGCAGCGCCTCCACGTCGAGGTGCAGCGCGGCCTCCAGCGCGGCGTGGAAGAGCGCACGGTCCTGGGCCTTCACCGCGTAGCGCGCGGCGAGCTCCACCCGCGGCGCGAGATCCAGCGGAGCTGCGGCGATGGCCCGCTCGAGCTCGAAGCGCGCCGCCTCGAGGTCGCCGCCGGCCAGCGGAGGCAGCGCGGCCAATGCCGAGCCGCGCACGCGCCGGAACACGGCGTCGTCGAAGTCGGGCGAGAGCGCCTCGCCGCGCGTGGCCACGGCCAGCGCCTCCTTGAGCAGCGCGCTCGCGGGCACCGGCTTGCGCCAGCCGGCGAGCGCGAGGTCTGCCTGGGCGAGCTCCGCCAGCGCGGGCAGGCTCTCCGGCCCCGCAGCCGCCAGCGACGATGCGTCGCCGAGCAGGAACTTCACGGATGCGCCGGGCTGAAGTCCGTCCCAGGCCTCGAGCGCACGCGTCCGCGCCGCTTCGAGATCGGCGATGCCCTGCTCGCGCTTGAGCGGACGATGACGGAGCTCGAAGGCCTGGGCGCGGAAGCGATGCGCGCGCGCGCCGAGCAATCGCGCCTCGGGCCCGGTGAGAAAGTCGAGCTGGGCGATGGCTTGATCGAGCGACACCGGATCGAGCCGCTTCTCGAAGAGTGCGCGCGGCGCCGCGAGCGGATCCGGTGGCGGACCCGCGTCGACGGGCGCAGCCGGCGCTGGCGCCTGGCCCAGCGCGAGGAGGAGCAGGAGCAGCACTCAGCGTCCCGACGGAAGATCCAGCACCGTGAGCAGCCCGGGCTCGGAGCGCACCACGCTGGGCACGCAATTCACCACCGCCCACGCGGTCGCGGCCTCGCCGGGCATGCCGCCCTCGATGCGCAGGTCCACGTTGGGCTCGCCCTCGATGTGGATGTGATCGCCCGCGGGCTCGGCGCCGGCGGCAATCGTCAGCTCGAGCCGCACCACCTCGCGCCCCTCGGAGAAGCCGCGCGCGCTCTGGTACACGCCCGCGACCTGGCCCGCCTTCACCGGCACCACGCCCGGCACGTCCTCTTCAGCGATGACGGGCGCGAGCTCTTCTTCCACCTCGTCGCAGTCGAGCCCGAGCCCGAGCGCCGCGAGCGCGCAGCTCTCGGCCAGGCCCACGTGGCCGATCTCGTCGCGCTCGGCGCGGGCGTCGAACGCGTCCTCGGAAAGTCCCGCGCCGACCTTCTGCAGCAAGGCGTTCCGACGATTGCGCGCGTCCACCACGCGCTCCGCTTGCACGCGCACGATCTTGCCGGTGCACGCGCCGGCTGCAGCCACGAGCCGATCGAGCACGAAGCCCGGATTCACGCCGGTGCCCACGGCGCACACGTTCGCGCGGCGCGCGGCGGCGTCGATGCGATCGGCGATCTCGTCGTGGTACAGCCACGGGTAC from Deltaproteobacteria bacterium encodes the following:
- a CDS encoding FIST C-terminal domain-containing protein encodes the protein MPTTVASALSKGTAREAAASLAKDLSQKLGGAKPAFAIAFASTAQPLDQLMPALREALGAPVWLGISTAGEFTEGGDVKGAVAALAVAGDYAVRAGMGKNLKADPVGAVTTAAAALPASLPGYAHRTVLMLVDPLSGRGEEAVLVAAGILGDSARLAGGAAGDDLAMKSTHVALDGTVASDAVVLAAIYSHKPLGVGVQHGHLPVSRPLKVTKASGSTVSTIEGRPAWDVWVEATKDAATKAGIDANKLPAADVGAFLLRYEAGLATGSTFKIRAPLSKAADGSLSFACGVPEGSVIQITESEPGRQVSSAREAARRARAQMGGGACAGAIVFDCICRNLILGNRFADAVSAMGSELGGAPFAGFETYGEIALDAGELSGFHNTTTVVLTFPRD
- a CDS encoding dihydrodipicolinate reductase, with the translated sequence MARPHPNARGGDKRPKSAPPPRERERPQRQGADDERIIPVAVLGLGHVGRQIALAARAHPRLELVGALDRDSNLVGKPLGALLDDPTIDLTVARDLASIQSKLRGGVLLIATTSRVDEIAPQLEAAFKAGLHVVSSCEELAYPWLYHDEIADRIDAAARRANVCAVGTGVNPGFVLDRLVAAAGACTGKIVRVQAERVVDARNRRNALLQKVGAGLSEDAFDARAERDEIGHVGLAESCALAALGLGLDCDEVEEELAPVIAEEDVPGVVPVKAGQVAGVYQSARGFSEGREVVRLELTIAAGAEPAGDHIHIEGEPNVDLRIEGGMPGEAATAWAVVNCVPSVVRSEPGLLTVLDLPSGR